Proteins from a genomic interval of Quercus robur chromosome 9, dhQueRobu3.1, whole genome shotgun sequence:
- the LOC126699421 gene encoding TMV resistance protein N-like has product MAFLAIENASSSSSVPPSSTRGCKYEYDVFLSFRGIDTRNNFTDHLYYRLKQEGIFTFRDDERLEQGTKINSGLLRAIDESKIAVVVLSKQYASSSWCLIELAKIVECMDKKKLTVLPVFHYVDPSDVRYQRGSFTEAFAKHENQFKDKIDDVKTWRVALTKVANLSGWHLKDE; this is encoded by the coding sequence ATGGCTTTTCTGGCCATAGAAAAcgcctcctcctcctcatctGTTCCTCCTTCTTCTACTCGTGGATGCAAATACGAATACGATGTATTTCTCAGTTTCAGAGGCATCGACACCCGCAACAATTTCACAGACCATCTATACTATAGGTTGAAGCAAGAAGGGATATTCACATTTAGAGACGATGAGAGGCTTGAGCAAGGAACAAAGATTAACTCAGGGCTCCTGAGAGCAATAGATGAATCGAAAATCGCTGTTGTTGTTCTATCCAAACAATATGCTTCGTCGAGTTGGTGTTTGATCGAACTAGCAAAGATTGTTGAGTGCATGGACAAGAAGAAACTGACAGTCCTTCCTGTGTTCCACTACGTGGATCCTAGTGATGTCAGGTATCAGAGAGGGTCTTTCACGGAAGCTTTTGCAAAACATGAAAATCAATTCAAAGATAAGATTGATGATGTGAAGACTTGGAGAGTAGCCTTGACAAAAGTTGCCAATCTCTCTGGATGGCATCTAAAGGATGAgtaa
- the LOC126699703 gene encoding disease resistance protein RUN1-like gives MGTENASSSCFPSSSTSAPRWTYEYYVFLSFRGSDTRKKFTSHLYEALKRNGITTFRDDESLDRGAFIKPELLKAIEESKIAVVIFSRDYASSSWCLTELAKIVECMDKKKLTVLPVFHDVDPSDVRNLRGTFEDAFAKHLIDNTENVQTWKDAVSDVAGISGWDLRDEPESTVIEKIIQWINYELDREVPSVSEHLVGMESRSQQMLDLCLRERLDCVRFIGICGIGGIGKTTLAREIYNQIFRDFEASSFIYNIREESENQRLVSLQKQLLSKILMSTQKNISNVDEGINALGKRFRNKKVLIVLDDVNKEKQLKALAGKDEWFGVGSIIIVTSRDRHLLRRHGVKHIYEAKELNDDEALKLFSWKAFKKPHPEENYVDLSKHFVRYAGGLPLALEELGSSLFGRKPDAWRSALDKLEAKPNRRNMEILQNNLDGLDDTQRELFLDIACFFKEWDIHCARNTLESLGHYPGYDIDVLLERSLITILSNETLWMHDLLQKMGQDIVHCESPTEPGRRSRLWCYKDVLHVLKNNTGTKFVKGIVLDTPADKMEQLSAKAFSKLKNLRYLKIRNVQLPQGLSYFSNELRVIDWHEYPLKSLPTSFQPNNLVELRMHCSGIKQLWKGNMILNELKLIDLSDSQNLIETPDLSGAPNLKQLILRRCTGLCNIHASLGDLKRLILLDLNKCKCLESLPHNISFNALETFILSGCSRLKKFPEVVGNILYLSKLSLKETAIKDLPFSVKHIIGLTKLDLRDCKNLSSLPSASCLMSLKILILSGCSKLVELPENIGEIKGMEELDGRQDDFYYKVVIPGSEIPKWFSHQNVGASMNLQVPPNLLCNKLMGIAVCAVFVFRQHHPLHQLHFEDYGHMIGTHDLWCSVGGSRREGLILSEEFGKIESYQLCLRYFPFASFGEDWKEILNKVNANGFSQIEVKFEAEGPGLEVTKCGAQLVFERDIEDLNQTKAGPSNCIITPYDEDGFDDS, from the exons ATGGGCACAGAAAACGCCTCCTCCTCatgttttccttcttcttctacttctgcGCCTAGATGGACATACGAATACTATGTCTTTCTCAGTTTCAGAGGCTCTGACACCCGCAAAAAATTTACAAGCCATCTATACGAAGCATTGAAACGGAATGGCATAACCACTTTTAGAGACGATGAAAGTCTCGATCGAGGAGCATTCATTAAACCAGAACTCTTGAAAGCAATAGAAGAATCAAAGATTGCTGTCGTTATTTTCTCGAGAGACTATGCTTCATCGAGTTGGTGCTTGACTGAACTAGCAAAGATCGTCGAGTGCATGGACAAGAAGAAGCTAACAGTTCTGCCTGTTTTCCATGATGTGGATCCTAGTGATGTGCGCAATCTGAGGGGGACTTTTGAGGATGCCTTTGCAAAACATCTCATTGATAACACTGAGAATGTGCAAACTTGGAAAGATGCTGTGTCAGATGTTGCTGGTATCTCTGGATGGGATTTACGGGATGA GCCTGAATCAACAGTTATCGAAAAAATCATTCAATGGATAAATTATGAGTTGGATCGTGAAGTCCCAAGTGTTTCTGAGCACCTTGTTGGAATGGAATCTCGTTCGCAGCAAATGCTGGATTTATGTTTGCGTGAAAGGTTAGATTGTGTCCGTTTTATTGGGATTTGTGGTATAGGTGGAATTGGCAAAACAACTCTTGCTCGAgaaatttataatcaaatttttCGTGACTTTGAAGCTAGCagctttatttataatattagaGAAGAATCTGAAAATCAACGTCTAGTTTCTTTACAGAAACAACTTCTTTCTAAGATTCTCATgagtacccaaaaaaatatatcgAATGTTGATGAGGGAATCAATGCTCTAGGGAAGCGATTCCGCAATAAGAAGGTTCTTATCGTTCTTGATGATgtgaataaagaaaaacaactaAAAGCATTAGCTGGGAAAGATGAATGGTTTGGTGTAGGGAGTATAATCATTGTAACTAGTAGAGATAGGCATTTGTTGAGAAGGCATGGAGTGAAACATATATATGAAGCTAAAGAGTTGAATGATGATGAAGCTTTGAAACTTTTTAGTTGGAAGGCTTTCAAGAAACCTCATCCTGAAGAAAATTATGTGGATTTGTCTAAGCATTTTGTGAGATACGCTGGCGGTCTTCCTTTAGCTCTTGAAGAATTAGGTTCTTCATTGTTTGGTAGGAAACCTGATGCATGGAGAAGTGCTCTAGATAAACTAGAAGCAAAACCTAATAGACGCAATATGGAAatacttcaaaataatttagatgGGCTAGATGATACACAAAGAGAATTGTTTTtagatattgcatgtttctttaAAGAATGGGACATACATTGTGCAAGAAATACTCTAGAAAGTTTAGGTCACTATCCTGGCTACGATATTGATGTTCTTTTGGAAAGATCTCTCATTACCATTCTATCAAATGAAACTTTgtggatgcatgatttgctaCAAAAAATGGGTCAAGACATAGTTCATTGTGAATCCCCTACAGAGCCTGGTAGGCGTAGTAGGTTATGGTGTTATAAGGATGTCCTACATGTATTGAAAAATAATACT GGAACAAAGTTTGTTAAAGGTATAGTCCTAGACACACCTGCGGATAAAATGGAACAGTTGAGTGCCAAAGCCTTCTCaaagttgaaaaatttgagaTATCTTAAAATTCGTAATGTCCAACTTCCACAAGGACTTAGTTATTTTTCTAATGAACTACGTGTAATAGATTGGCATGAATATCCTTTGAAATCCTTGCCGACCAGTTTCCAACCAAATAACCTTGTTGAATTAAGAATGCATTGTAGTGGCATCAAGCAACTATGGAAAGGAAATATG attttaaatgagttaaaaCTCATTGACTTGAGTGACTCTCAAAACTTGATTGAGACCCCGGACCTTAGTGGAGCCCCAAATCTTAAGCAACTGATTCTTCGACGTTGTACAGGACTATGTAATATACATGCATCTCTTGGTGATCTCAAAAGGCTTATTCTCTTGGATTTGAATAAATGTAAATGTCTTGAAAGCCTTCCTCACAATATCAGCTTTAATGCTCTCGAAACTTTTATTCTTTCTGGTTGTTCAAGACTAAAGAAGTTTCCAGAGGTTGTGggaaatatattatatttgtcaaaactttctttgaAGGAGACTGCTATAAAAGACCTACCATTTTCAGTGAAGCATATAATTGGCCTTACTAAATTGGATCTAAGAGACTGCAAAAACCTTTCAAGTCTTCCTAGTGCTTCTTGTTTGATGTCTCTAAAAATTCTCATTTTATCTGGTTGCTCAAAACTTGTTGAACTGCCAGAGAATATAGGGGAAATCAAAGGTATGGAGGAGTTAGAC GGTCGGCAAGATGATTTTTATTACAAAGTCGTGATTCCTGGAAGTGAAATTCCAAAATGGTTTAGCCACCAAAATGTGGGGGCTTCAATGAATCTGCAAGTGCCCCCAAATTTATTGTGTAACAAATTGATGGGAATAGCTGTGTGTGCTGTTTTTGTATTCCGCCAGCATCATCCACTTCACCAACTTCATTTTGAAGATTATGGACATATGATAGGTACGCATGACCTTTGGTGTTCCGTTGGTGGATCTAGAAGAGAGGGCCTTATTTTATCCGAGGAATTTGGAAAGATTGAATCGTATCAGCTTTGTTTGAGATATTTTCCCTTTGCATCCTTTGGAGAGGACTGGAAAGAAATATTGAATAAAGTCAACGCTAATGGATTCAGCCAGATTGAAGTTAAATTTGAAGCTGAAGGTCCAGGCTTGGAGGTTACAAAATGCGGGGCCCAACTAGTATTCGAGCGAGACATTGAAGACCTAAACCAAACTAAGGCTGGGCCTAGCAACTGCATCATCACTCCTTATGATGAGGATGGTTTTGACGATTCATAA